In a single window of the Gossypium hirsutum isolate 1008001.06 chromosome D02, Gossypium_hirsutum_v2.1, whole genome shotgun sequence genome:
- the LOC107908870 gene encoding limonoid UDP-glucosyltransferase codes for MRTEPLLHAFLVSFPAQGHVNPLLRLGKRLASKGLLITLSTPKVFGKQMAKANNITDDQLIPVGDGFLRFESFQDGWDDDDPRRAHLDQYMHQLELAGKPAISAMIKRYAEQNRPVSCLINNPYIPWASDVAESLGIPSAMLWVQSCACFAAYYHYNHGLVPFPTETDPEIDVQLPSMPLLKHDEVPSYLRPSTPFAFLRTAILGQFKKLDKPFCVLIDTFQELEPEIVEYMSKFCLIKTVGPLVKYPEVPNSTIRCDMMKPDDCIEWLDSKPASSVIYISFGTVVYLKQEQVDEIAKALLATGISFLWVMKPPAKEFGLPFHTLPEGFLEKVGDNGKILLWSPQVKVLTHPSISCFMSHCGWNSVLETLSCGVPIIAFPQWGDQVTNAVYLVDVFKTGLRMGRGKGKKGITPKEEVAKCFVEATLGLKAKDLKSNALKWKLAAEEAIADGGSSDRNMQTFIDEVKNRCRAQQ; via the coding sequence ATGAGAACTGAGCCTCTGCTTCATGCGTTTCTTGTTTCATTTCCAGCCCAAGGCCATGTAAACCCTCTACTTAGACTCGGCAAGCGCCTTGCCTCCAAGGGTTTgcttatcacactatctaccCCCAAAGTCTTCGGCAAACAGATGGCTAAAGCCAACAACATCACTGACGACCAGCTTATCCCTGTGGGCGATGGCTTTCTCCGATTTGAATCGTTCCAGGATGGTTGGGACGACGACGACCCGAGACGCGCACACCTCGACCAATACATGCACCAACTGGAGCTCGCAGGCAAACCAGCGATTTCAGCGATGATCAAGAGATACGCCGAGCAAAACCGTCCCGTTTCCTGCTTAATCAACAACCCTTACATTCCTTGGGCATCTGATGTTGCTGAAAGTCTCGGCATCCCTTCAGCAATGCTTTGGGTGCAGTCTTGCGCGTGTTTCGCCGCCTATTACCATTACAATCATGGGTTAGTGCCGTTTCCTACTGAAACTGATCCTGAAATTGATGTTCAGTTGCCGTCCATGCCACTTCTCAAGCACGATGAAGTTCCTAGCTATTTGCGCCCTTCAACTCCTTTTGCTTTCTTGAGGACCGCCATTCTTGGTCAATTTAAGAAACTTGATAAGCCATTTTGTGTATTAATAGACACTTTCCAGGAACTAGAACCTGAAATAGTTGAATACATGTCCAAATTTTGCCTTATAAAGACTGTTGGTCCATTGGTCAAATACCCGGAAGTACCAAACAGCACGATCCGTTGTGACATGATGAAACCCGACGACTGCATCGAGTGGCTCGACTCCAAACCGGCCTCCTCAGTGATATACATCTCGTTTGGTACCGTTGTTTACTTGAAACAAGAACAAGTGGATGAAATAGCTAAGGCGCTGTTAGCCACTGGTATCTCATTCTTGTGGGTAATGAAACCACCAGCAAAGGAGTTTGGCCTTCCATTCCACACTTTGCCTGAAGGGTTTTTGGAGAAAGTGGGTGACAATGGCAAGATCTTGCTATGGAGTCCGCAAGTGAAAGTGCTGACCCACCCTTCAATTTCCTGCTTCATGTCGCATTGCGGTTGGAACTCGGTGTTGGAGACGCTTTCATGTGGTGTGCCCATCATTGCGTTCCCTCAATGGGGCGATCAAGTGACAAATGCTGTTTACTTGGTCGATGTGTTCAAAACCGGCTTGAGAATGGGCCGTGGAAAGGGCAAAAAAGGGATAACTCCAAAAGAAGAGGTGGCAAAATGCTTTGTGGAAGCAACGTTAGGGCTGAAGGCAAAGGATTTGAAGAGCAACGCATTGAAGTGGAAACTAGCGGCGGAGGAAGCAATTGCAGACGGCGGTTCCTCTGACAGGAACATGCAAACTTTCATTGATGAGGTGAAAAACAGATGCAGAGCACAACAATGA